A window of the Zeugodacus cucurbitae isolate PBARC_wt_2022May chromosome 2, idZeuCucr1.2, whole genome shotgun sequence genome harbors these coding sequences:
- the LOC105208408 gene encoding uncharacterized protein LOC105208408: MNQNTALVTCEQFKSFLRENFSNFDDLLNFSAVRLLDDGENYITTIIRISAGIRLKDKSIQRVQLILKIPNKINENDENESNEASSSTDDFHELFVTEVDMYNNIVPELEQIYANCDNKLHFKPKQYHFTHELTCDYILLEDLQARGFEIARRREGLNVEHTNAVLAKLAQWHAASAKRVETRGDYPEEYVNSYFSQQNLTLIANINAAFNEPFADCLESYDLLTQEKEIILSYMKNMNELYTKFGSIDRQAFNVLNHGDFWINNIMFRHSEDDGVTVQEVLFIDFQLPKYGCFAMDVFCFLLTSPQWNIKLRNFDKFISFYHTELIRNLTILNYTKPMPTIEQINSQLEKYGLWAFVCAQRVLAVALLDSHENSNIETFMNNNKEGKSFKKRMFFNPKYVQQVKEILPWLIEKNYMHYMTQISQ; this comes from the exons ATGAACCAAAACACCGCATTAGTAACATGCGAGCAATTCAAATCATTCTTGCGTgagaatttttctaattttgatgATCTTTTAAACTTTTCTGCAGTTCGACTTCTTGATGACGGCGAAAACTATATTACAACGATTATAAGGATCAGTGCCGGTATAAGGCTAAAAG ATAAAAGCATTCAGCGGGTGCAACTCATATTAAAAATTCCCAATAAGATTAATGAGAATGACGAGAACGAAAGTAACGAAGCGTCGTCCTCAACAGATGACTTCCACGAATTATTTGTAACCGAAGTGGATATGTATAATAACATTGTGCCAGAGTTGGagcaaatatatgcaaattgcgATAACAAACTACATTTCAAACCAAAACAATATCATTTTACTCACGAATTAACCTGCGATTATATTCTTCTGGAAGATCTACAGGCAAGGGGATTTGAAATTGCGCGGCGGCGTGAAGGACTCAACGTAGAGCATACTAATGCTGTGCTTGCAAAGCTGGCGCAGTGGCATGCTGCCTCAGCTAAGAGAGTTGAAACAAGAGGCGATTACCCAGAAGAGTACGTAAACAGTTATTTCTCCCAGCAGAATTTGAcattaattgcaaatataaatGCTGCATTCAATGAGCCATTTGCCGACTGTTTGGAGAGTTATGACTTGCTGACCCAAGAGAAGGAGATCATA TTGAGTTATATGAAAAACATGAATgagttatataccaaatttggcAGCATCGATAGACAAGCCTTCAATGTTCTCAACCACGGCGACTTCTGGATAAATAACATCATGTTTCGACATAGTGAGGACGACGGCGTGACAGTCCAGGAAGTGCTTTTTATTGATTTCCAGCTACCCAAGTATGGATGTTTCGCAATGGATGTGTTTTGCTTTTTGCTGACTTCGCCACAATGGAATATTAAATTGAGAAACTTTGACAAATTCATAAGTTTCTATCATACTGAACTGATCAGAAACTTGACGATATTGAATTACACGAAACCAATGCCTACTATTGAGCAAATAAATTCTCAACTAGAGAAATATGGTTTGTGGG cctTTGTTTGTGCTCAGCGGGTGCTTGCAGTGGCATTACTAGATTCCCATGAAAATTCCAACATTGAAACGTTTatgaacaataacaaagaaGGAAAATCTTTTAAAAAACGCATGTTTTTTAATCCCAAATATGTGCAACAAGTGAAAGAGATTTTGCCTTGGCTAATTGAGAAGAATTACATGCATTACATGACACAGATCTCACAATGA
- the LOC105208409 gene encoding uncharacterized protein LOC105208409 has translation MSFEAKNQRNESPTSDEAASPGDTKNSIESLIPVWINADLFVHILKQNVPEFHEIRNFKVKPAVAPGENYATMMLHIDIEISTHSGEVNRLSYVMKTPIASMRNIMEKHNVFDIESSMYRLVVPEMEQMYRDAGVEVKFSAKYYDIQTPSEFGVVMLEDLGQRSFKNVNRLEGLDMEHTKSVLRKLAQWHAASATRVQLKGSYPDGLMVGFFSDEHFVLMKQIYEKLNNIFLQCANSFKDNVGYIQQLKQFDGIYFDTFFQAGKFDPNAFNVLNHGDCWSNNVMFQHDADGKIKETYFVDYQIPKYGSPAQDLYYMILSSTHIDLKLKHFDYFIKFYHDNLVENLVLLKYPRKIPNLKDIHIMLHEYNIWAYVTMTGVMAAVLLDPSDKANLESLIGESEAGDEFKRQLFSNQRFRKHAEIIIPWLQNRGVLECGIRMANVQIVVSKPLSSINAVRKHKELTEFSMSSNIDQNQNGSSETKPVISFENPKWLTAELFEKVLSEFIPKYRKITHFEAKPALAAGENYATVMLRIHIDVELSDASKESISLMMKLPQENEILKDMMRKHNIFEIEYRMYHEVLPEFNKMYLDVGVNAMFSANCYNIETPSEFGVILLEDLRPLGYKNANRLEGLNLEHTKAVLERLAQWHAVSATRVETKGIFPEIFIGGMFSESQRETMHNFCASIKPTFLSSIKTIEGSENYMDDLVNVLNNITDLLFTTSKYDPNEFNVLNHGDCWSNNIMFKYDAEGKIVDTILIDYQMVNYGSPAKDLLYFLLSSTSYELKIEQFNYLIKFYHENLVKNLTLLKYPKKLPTLKEIHCSIIKYGIWGLSTVFGVMAAALLEPNKDANIDSFISDSDDGDRFRTLMFFNPRYRKHLEIVMPWMSNLGVFEV, from the exons ATGTCGTTTGAAgccaaaaatcaaagaaatgaaTCTCCGACCAGTGACGAAGCCGCCAGTCCTGGTGATACTAAGAATAGTATTGAGTCTTTAATACCCGTTTGGATAAACGCCGATCTCTTCGTACACATATTGAAGCAAAACGTGCCAGAGTTCCACGAAATTCGGAATTTCAAAGTGAAACCTGCAGTAGCGCCTGGCGAAAATTACGCCACAATGATGTTGCACATCGATATTGAAATCAGCACTCATT CTGGCGAGGTGAACAGACTATCTTATGTGATGAAAACACCAATTGCTTCTATGCGAAACATAATGGAGAAACACAACGTCTTTGACATTGAGTCCTCCATGTACCGTTTAGTGGTGCCCGAAATGGAACAGATGTATCGCGATGCAGGCGTCGAAGTGAAATTTAGCGCAAAGTATTATGACATTCAAACTCCATCAGAATTTGGTGTCGTAATGTTGGAAGATTTAGGCCAACGTAGTTTTAAGAACGTAAATCGGTTAGAAGGGCTTGATATGGAACATACAAAGAGCGTACTTCGTAAACTTGCTCAGTGGCATGCCGCTTCGGCCACTCGCGTACAGCTCAAGGGTTCCTATCCAGATGGTTTGATGGTCGGCTTCTTTTCAGACGAACACTTTGTACTGATGaagcaaatatatgaaaaattaaacaacataTTCCTACAATGTGCCAATTCGTTTAAAGATAATGTGGGATATATTCAACAATTG aAGCAGTTCGATGGCATCTATTTTGATACGTTTTTTCAAGCCGGAAAATTCGATCCAAACgcgtttaatgttttaaatcACGGGGACTGCTGGTCCAACAATGTCATGTTTCAACACGATGCCGACGGTAAAATCAAAGAAACATATTTCGTGGATTATCAGATACCAAAGTATGGATCGCCAGCTCAGGATTTGTATTACATGATCTTGTCTTCTACGCACATCGACTTGAAGTTGAAAcatttcgattattttataaaattctacCATGATAATTTGGTGGAAAATCTTGTTCTGTTGAAATATCCACGGAAAATACCAAATTTGAAGGATATTCACATTATGTTACACGAATACAATATTTGGG CTTATGTGACTATGACGGGTGTTATGGCTGCCGTACTTTTGGATCCCTCTGATAAAGCTAATCTCGAGAGCTTAATTGGTGAGAGTGAAGCTGGAGATGAGTTCAAACGGCAGTTATTTTCAAATCAGAGATTTCGAAAACACGCTGAAATTATAATACCATGGCTACAAAACCGTGGCGTTTTGGAGTGC GGCATTCGAATGGCTAATGTACAAATAGTCGTTAGCAAACCTCTGAGCAGCATAAACGCTGttcgaaaacataaagaattaaCTGAATTTAGCATGTCATCAAACATCGATCAAAATCAGAATGGATCTTCGGAAACAAAGCCGGTTATAAGTTTCGAAAATCCAAAATGGTTAACCGCAGAACTATTTGAAAAGGTTCTTTCTGAGTTTATTCCGAAATATCGAAAAATTACACATTTCGAAGCAAAGCCCGCATTGGCTGCTGGAGAAAACTATGCTACTGTCATGCTACGTATTCATATAGACGTTGAACTATCAG ATGCTTCAAAGGAATCAATCTCGCTCATGATGAAGCTGCCACAGGAAAACGAAATTCTAAAGGATATGATGCGAAAgcataatattttcgaaatcgaatATAGGATGTATCATGAAGTTCTACCAGAGTTCAACAAGATGTACCTTGATGTCGGTGTCAATGCAATGTTTTCCGCGAATTGTTATAATATCGAGACACCTTCGGAATTTGGTGTAATTTTGTTGGAAGATCTTCGGCCTCTGGGCTATAAGAACGCTAATCGATTGGAGGGCCTCAACTTGGAGCATACAAAAGCAGTGCTTGAACGTTTAGCTCAGTGGCATGCAGTTTCTGCTACACGTGTCGAGACTAAAGGTATATTCCCCGAGATATTCATCGGAGGTATGTTCAGCGAATCCCAGCGAGAAACTATGCATAACTTTTGCGCATCAATTAAACCAACATTTTTGTCCTCCATAAAAACAATCGAGGGTAGTGAAAACTACATGGACGATTTG GTgaatgttttaaataatattaccgATTTATTGTTCACTACATCCAAGTATGATCCAAATGAGTTTAATGTTTTGAACCACGGTGATTGCTGGAGCAACAATATCATGTTTAAATATGACGCAGAAGGCAAAATTGTAGACACGATACTTATCGACTACCAAATGGTTAATTATGGCTCTCCTGCGAAGGATTTGCTGTATTTCTTGTTATCATCTACTTCATACGAATTAAAAATCGAACAATTTAACTATCTTATTAAATTCTACCATGAAAACTTAGTGAAGAACTTGACACTTTTGAAGTACCCCAAAAAATTGCCAACATTGAAAGAAATTCATTGCTCAATTATAAAGTATGGGATATGGG gATTATCAACGGTTTTCGGTGTTATGGCAGCGGCGTTACTGGAACCCAATAAAGATGCTAATATAGACAGCTTCATAAGCGATTCAGATGATGGTGATCGGTTCAGAACTTTAATGTTTTTCAATCCCAGATACCGCAAACATTTGGAAATTGTGATGCCCTGGATGAGCAATCTCGGTGTCTTCGAAGTATGA